The following are from one region of the Paenibacillus sp. KS-LC4 genome:
- a CDS encoding ABC transporter ATP-binding protein produces the protein MKWLLTYLLPYKWTFIFLILLSTITNGIELTIPKIIQYFIDEILPKGKLDQLVLLVFILVSLIILMLFSRSLASLKQRQFSEKAASNVQLTILEHLRNLGIAYFERRPVGHSLALMNTEVSIVQELFKDLLPNVLNSLVFCSIAIAMMITIDIKILILVTVLIIIYFFIGPKYEEKAALAARDFSDSRVSLHQKIYESVSAVKEVKINNAINWELGRINTKQVLYHKWLLKNVWYGYLRGSIRRVIVAVGGLCIFCYGYWAINNGQKTIGDITALILYFNFSMLEITYLITGITELRLVIYQTEQLYDFVKSEPEVKEINSPIILPAVTGQLEFKKVHFGYDAQHPILRGIDFKINAGERVAFIGRSGNGKSTILKLLGRFYDPQSGDILIDGKRIKDLHLKQLRNAIGYVFQETYLFGFSVMENIRFGKPEASDEEIYRVAKLVNMHDFIIHLPDGYDTHVGEKGVLLSGGQRQRIAIARMFLKDPVIIIMDEPTSSLDNISESEIQQALEKLIQGRTVITVAHRLSTIKDFDVVYCVEDGKIARKGSPSEMIPVTSII, from the coding sequence ATGAAATGGTTACTAACGTATCTATTGCCTTATAAATGGACCTTTATATTTCTTATTTTATTGAGCACCATTACAAATGGTATTGAATTAACAATCCCTAAAATCATTCAGTATTTCATAGATGAGATTTTGCCAAAGGGGAAATTAGATCAGCTCGTTTTATTGGTATTTATATTGGTCTCATTAATCATATTGATGCTATTTTCAAGAAGCCTCGCTAGCTTAAAGCAAAGACAGTTTAGTGAGAAGGCGGCAAGTAATGTACAGCTAACCATTCTAGAGCATCTCAGAAATTTGGGGATTGCCTATTTCGAACGCAGACCTGTTGGACACAGCTTGGCTCTAATGAACACGGAAGTATCCATTGTGCAGGAATTATTCAAGGACTTACTACCTAATGTATTAAACTCACTTGTTTTCTGCTCTATAGCAATAGCAATGATGATTACTATTGATATTAAAATCCTTATTCTTGTTACTGTGTTAATCATCATTTACTTTTTTATTGGTCCTAAATATGAAGAGAAAGCTGCTTTAGCTGCAAGGGACTTTTCTGACAGTAGAGTTAGCTTACATCAAAAAATATATGAGAGTGTATCGGCTGTTAAGGAAGTCAAAATTAATAATGCGATCAATTGGGAGCTTGGAAGGATTAATACTAAACAAGTGCTTTACCACAAGTGGTTGTTAAAAAATGTATGGTATGGATATCTTCGAGGTTCAATAAGAAGAGTTATTGTTGCCGTTGGTGGTTTATGTATCTTCTGTTATGGATACTGGGCAATTAATAATGGTCAAAAAACAATAGGTGATATCACTGCTCTAATCCTGTATTTTAATTTTTCAATGCTCGAAATTACCTATTTAATTACTGGTATCACAGAGCTGCGTCTGGTTATCTATCAAACGGAACAACTTTATGATTTTGTTAAGAGCGAGCCGGAAGTGAAAGAAATTAATAGTCCGATTATACTGCCAGCAGTAACAGGCCAACTTGAATTTAAGAAGGTACACTTTGGATATGATGCACAGCATCCTATTTTGCGAGGTATTGATTTCAAAATAAATGCAGGTGAACGAGTAGCATTTATTGGCCGAAGCGGTAATGGTAAGTCTACTATTCTGAAGTTGCTGGGAAGATTCTATGATCCACAAAGCGGGGATATCCTGATTGATGGGAAGCGAATTAAAGACTTGCATTTAAAACAGTTGCGAAATGCTATTGGTTATGTGTTCCAGGAAACCTACTTATTTGGATTTTCTGTTATGGAGAATATTAGGTTTGGTAAGCCTGAAGCAAGTGATGAAGAAATTTATCGAGTGGCAAAATTAGTAAACATGCATGATTTCATCATTCATTTGCCGGATGGTTATGATACCCATGTAGGTGAAAAAGGTGTTCTCTTATCGGGTGGTCAACGACAAAGAATAGCTATAGCAAGAATGTTTTTAAAAGACCCAGTAATCATTATTATGGATGAACCAACATCCTCATTGGATAATATTAGCGAAAGTGAAATACAACAGGCTTTAGAAAAATTGATCCAAGGAAGAACAGTAATTACGGTAGCACATCGATTATCGACCATTAAAGATTTTGATGTTGTATATTGTGTTGAAGATGGAAAAATAGCAAGAAAAGGATCTCCGAGTGAAATGATACCTGTGACATCAATAATTTAA
- a CDS encoding radical SAM/SPASM domain-containing protein has product MDPLFSMIEIEVNSQCNRTCWYCPNSVTTRKENGEMDPVLYEKLMRQLQSIDFSGRLSFHFYGEPLLCSNIDLFVGLTKTYIPKAKPIMYTNGDLLDRNRVETLLSLGLQKFIVTQHVGAKHKFKEVYEQLPEEQQQAIVYLHHSDLVLSNRGGILSRIPELENKQHICMVPSTLAVVTVQGNVLPCFEDFHQKYTMGNINDRHIRDIWYGGEFAAFRKMLKEGQRNKSEICKSCNNISVQSTAEYDYVL; this is encoded by the coding sequence TTGGATCCATTATTCTCAATGATTGAAATTGAAGTAAACTCGCAATGCAATCGAACATGCTGGTATTGTCCGAACAGTGTAACAACCCGAAAAGAAAATGGCGAAATGGATCCCGTGCTCTATGAGAAATTAATGAGGCAACTTCAATCCATTGATTTTTCTGGGCGACTCTCTTTTCATTTCTACGGTGAGCCCTTGCTCTGCAGCAATATTGATCTTTTTGTTGGGCTTACAAAAACTTATATACCCAAAGCAAAGCCAATTATGTATACGAACGGTGATTTATTGGACAGAAATCGGGTGGAGACTTTGCTAAGTCTGGGATTGCAAAAATTTATTGTCACTCAGCATGTTGGAGCAAAGCATAAATTTAAGGAGGTTTATGAGCAACTGCCGGAGGAGCAGCAGCAAGCGATCGTCTATCTCCATCATTCGGATTTGGTTTTATCGAACAGAGGTGGGATTCTCTCGAGAATTCCTGAGTTGGAAAATAAACAACATATTTGCATGGTGCCTTCGACTCTAGCTGTTGTAACGGTTCAAGGGAATGTGCTGCCTTGCTTTGAGGACTTCCATCAGAAATATACAATGGGGAACATTAATGATCGCCATATTCGCGATATATGGTATGGTGGTGAGTTTGCAGCCTTTAGAAAAATGCTTAAAGAAGGCCAGCGAAATAAATCAGAAATTTGCAAAAGTTGCAATAATATAAGTGTGCAATCAACAGCGGAGTACGATTATGTGCTGTAG
- a CDS encoding AraC family transcriptional regulator, protein MDWLDRMNNAMEYVEAHLSEAIDYDQVARIASCSTYNFQRMFSFITNVPLAEYIRRRRLTLAAFELQNSGIKVIDVAFKYGYESPEAFSRAFKKMHGVMPMSARDKGVSLKAYPRLSFHISIRGDVEINYKIEERQGFSMFGVSTLIHAAGENPFIEIPNFWEKCISNGTVNRIRAAAGLGEHGQIHAVLYNNKSESFSYMIGYFLPEHELPQGFERLQIPPQTYAIFSTGVNPDGESDIHDLWRRIWGEWFPTCDYHFANGPEFEMTYDRGNGMYEMEVWIPVVKKGES, encoded by the coding sequence ATGGATTGGCTAGACCGCATGAATAACGCAATGGAATATGTCGAAGCACACCTGTCTGAAGCAATAGATTACGATCAAGTGGCTAGAATAGCCAGTTGTTCAACTTACAATTTTCAGCGGATGTTTTCGTTCATCACAAATGTACCGCTGGCAGAGTATATTCGGCGCAGGCGGCTCACCCTAGCCGCATTTGAACTGCAAAACAGTGGTATAAAAGTCATCGATGTGGCATTCAAGTACGGTTATGAATCGCCTGAGGCATTTTCCAGGGCGTTCAAAAAAATGCACGGTGTGATGCCGATGTCAGCGCGCGACAAAGGTGTTTCACTCAAGGCCTATCCTCGGTTATCCTTTCATATTTCGATTCGAGGAGATGTGGAGATCAATTACAAAATTGAGGAAAGACAAGGTTTTAGTATGTTCGGTGTTTCAACCCTGATTCATGCCGCTGGCGAGAATCCGTTTATTGAAATACCAAATTTTTGGGAGAAGTGTATTTCCAACGGAACAGTAAATCGAATCCGTGCCGCTGCAGGTTTGGGGGAACATGGCCAGATCCATGCGGTTTTATACAACAATAAAAGTGAGAGCTTCTCCTACATGATCGGTTATTTCTTGCCTGAGCATGAATTGCCGCAAGGGTTTGAAAGGCTTCAAATCCCCCCGCAAACGTATGCTATTTTTTCAACTGGTGTAAACCCCGACGGAGAAAGCGACATTCATGATTTGTGGAGACGTATATGGGGGGAATGGTTTCCGACCTGTGATTATCATTTTGCAAATGGCCCTGAGTTTGAAATGACCTATGATAGAGGCAACGGCATGTACGAAATGGAAGTTTGGATTCCTGTCGTTAAAAAAGGCGAGTCGTAG
- a CDS encoding ABC transporter ATP-binding protein, which produces MNVIVKVLVEKKVKLLLISAIILYILESLTQVLGIYLQKDLIEIFINKGDFSSFVNIMLLIGAALLLQILFFAAGPYISHINQTFIEKVMATSTMSAVYKIPLQKFNQERFVKYSYIFSNDIPNVAYLVSTIIPRFIQLIISLGIITYLYYSANLAILIMLVAVSILQILIGNHYARKSISKYEEVQTRRSNLLVHLEDCISGSREVIAYHRFNWEKNKFFHLFEKLYKAILKEWKVNNNGLIASDVVKWMAISSYFAYGCTLVISNQMSLGLFVVLFQFSSIIMDSIQALFNTFMEMIRNYTSAKRIERALIELDKDTGRGFNEEITKIEFCNVCFSYDSNNELLIRNLSFSIPKGEKVAFVGASGCGKSTLVNLLVQNYSPTKGSILINGIPLNEIDSSDWYGKVAVVFQDTYFFPDTIRNNLLLGRNKITDEEMIRACKASAIHEYINNLENRYDTVIGERGITLSGGQRQRLAIARALLGNPELLILDEATSSLDVETERIVQSNIDSLRTNRTTVIIAHRLSTIQNSSIIYVLHQGDIAESGTHDELIQKGKDYNKLFLAGQVS; this is translated from the coding sequence ATGAATGTAATTGTTAAAGTTTTAGTTGAGAAAAAAGTTAAGCTTCTATTAATTTCTGCAATCATCTTATATATATTAGAATCACTTACCCAGGTCCTTGGCATTTACCTCCAAAAGGATTTAATAGAAATATTTATTAATAAAGGGGACTTTAGTTCTTTCGTCAATATTATGCTTCTTATTGGGGCAGCATTGCTTTTACAAATCCTTTTTTTCGCAGCGGGTCCGTATATAAGTCATATTAATCAAACTTTTATTGAAAAAGTAATGGCTACTTCAACGATGAGTGCAGTATACAAAATCCCTCTTCAAAAGTTTAACCAAGAACGTTTTGTGAAATACTCTTATATTTTTTCGAATGATATTCCCAATGTAGCTTATTTAGTATCAACAATTATACCACGCTTCATTCAACTAATAATAAGCCTTGGGATAATTACCTATCTATACTATAGTGCTAATCTTGCTATCCTAATCATGCTTGTTGCTGTCTCTATACTCCAAATCCTAATCGGGAATCATTACGCTCGAAAGAGCATTAGCAAGTATGAAGAAGTTCAAACTAGAAGATCTAATTTATTGGTTCATTTAGAAGATTGTATAAGTGGATCACGTGAAGTCATAGCTTATCATCGTTTTAATTGGGAGAAGAATAAATTTTTTCATTTGTTTGAGAAGCTTTATAAAGCAATACTCAAAGAATGGAAGGTTAATAACAATGGTCTAATTGCTAGTGATGTAGTAAAATGGATGGCTATTTCCAGTTACTTTGCTTACGGCTGTACTTTAGTTATTTCGAATCAAATGTCACTTGGGCTTTTTGTCGTTCTATTTCAGTTTTCCTCGATAATAATGGACAGTATCCAAGCTCTATTCAATACTTTTATGGAGATGATACGCAACTATACAAGTGCAAAAAGAATTGAAAGGGCTCTCATTGAATTGGATAAAGATACTGGAAGAGGGTTCAATGAAGAAATTACTAAAATTGAGTTTTGTAATGTTTGTTTTAGCTATGATTCGAATAACGAGCTGTTGATTAGGAATCTTAGTTTCAGCATACCTAAAGGAGAAAAAGTTGCTTTTGTTGGTGCAAGTGGGTGTGGCAAATCAACCTTAGTTAATCTTCTAGTTCAAAACTACTCCCCAACAAAGGGCTCTATCTTAATTAATGGTATCCCGCTTAATGAAATTGATTCAAGTGACTGGTATGGGAAGGTTGCAGTTGTCTTTCAAGATACCTATTTTTTCCCGGATACAATTAGAAATAATCTCCTTTTAGGAAGAAATAAAATAACTGATGAAGAAATGATAAGAGCTTGTAAAGCGAGTGCTATTCATGAATACATTAATAATCTTGAAAATCGTTATGATACTGTAATTGGAGAGAGAGGTATTACTTTATCCGGAGGTCAAAGACAAAGATTGGCTATTGCAAGAGCTCTATTGGGTAATCCGGAACTCCTAATTTTGGATGAGGCTACTTCATCCTTGGATGTTGAAACGGAACGTATAGTTCAAAGTAATATAGATTCACTTAGAACAAATCGTACTACTGTTATTATCGCTCATCGTCTATCGACAATTCAAAACTCCTCCATTATATATGTACTTCATCAAGGAGATATTGCTGAGTCGGGCACACACGATGAACTAATACAGAAGGGTAAGGATTACAATAAGCTTTTTTTAGCCGGTCAGGTCAGTTGA
- a CDS encoding DegT/DnrJ/EryC1/StrS family aminotransferase, whose translation METTKIKWPEWPQYTESANNNLLEVFKSNRWALSGYWTGDQPMVQKFSKKFAEYCDVSYCVPTTSGSMALMLALEALDIGEGDEVIVPALTWIATATAVLNVNALPVLVDVEEETYCMNPEKIREAITDRTKAIIPVHLFGCMANMDMIMEIANEHGLYVIEDVAQSHGSKWNGKYAGTLGHIGAFSCQQGKVLTSGEGGIIITNDQYIYQKLEQLRADSRVMTETPLRHGDMQLVMKGDFQGSNHCISEFQAAILLAQLERLDFLNSIREKNADFLNRELSKIPGIVTMKKFSQIDRQTYYGYVFKFNHSEHMDAQRLAEILRQRLNMGTFYLYPPYLPIHKNPLFCPWTKNRYPKNIRMNEEYWREQNFPVAESAFANSIVLHHAILLAEPHQLNMIVDTVADVFGR comes from the coding sequence ATGGAGACTACAAAAATTAAATGGCCTGAATGGCCTCAGTACACAGAGAGTGCTAATAACAATTTGCTTGAAGTGTTTAAATCAAATCGTTGGGCTCTTAGTGGATATTGGACTGGTGATCAACCAATGGTCCAGAAGTTCTCTAAAAAATTTGCTGAATACTGTGATGTTTCTTACTGTGTTCCTACTACTAGTGGATCTATGGCATTAATGCTGGCACTGGAAGCACTGGACATTGGTGAAGGAGATGAGGTTATTGTACCAGCTTTGACATGGATCGCAACAGCTACAGCTGTATTAAATGTGAATGCGCTTCCAGTATTGGTTGATGTTGAAGAAGAAACCTATTGCATGAATCCGGAAAAAATAAGAGAAGCAATAACAGATCGGACGAAAGCGATTATTCCCGTACATCTATTCGGTTGTATGGCTAATATGGACATGATAATGGAAATTGCTAACGAACATGGGTTGTATGTTATAGAAGATGTTGCCCAAAGTCACGGCTCGAAGTGGAATGGTAAATATGCAGGTACACTAGGGCATATTGGTGCGTTCAGTTGTCAGCAAGGAAAGGTGCTGACCTCCGGAGAAGGAGGGATAATTATAACTAACGATCAATATATATATCAAAAGCTGGAACAACTGCGTGCTGACTCAAGAGTTATGACTGAAACGCCATTGAGACATGGTGATATGCAATTAGTTATGAAAGGTGACTTTCAAGGAAGCAATCACTGCATCTCTGAATTTCAGGCAGCTATTTTGTTAGCCCAACTGGAAAGGCTTGATTTCTTGAACTCCATACGTGAGAAAAATGCAGATTTCTTAAATAGAGAGTTAAGCAAAATTCCTGGAATTGTTACGATGAAGAAGTTTTCTCAGATAGATAGGCAAACCTATTACGGATATGTCTTTAAGTTTAATCATTCCGAACATATGGATGCTCAGCGTTTAGCCGAGATTCTCAGACAGAGACTCAATATGGGGACTTTTTATTTATATCCACCATACTTGCCAATACATAAAAATCCCCTTTTCTGTCCTTGGACTAAAAACCGTTATCCTAAAAACATAAGAATGAATGAAGAATATTGGAGGGAACAAAATTTCCCGGTTGCCGAAAGTGCCTTTGCTAATTCTATTGTATTGCATCATGCTATATTACTTGCAGAACCACACCAGTTAAATATGATAGTTGATACGGTAGCGGATGTATTCGGTAGATAA
- the glmS gene encoding glutamine--fructose-6-phosphate transaminase (isomerizing): protein MCGIVGYIGKRDSQAILIEGLKKLEYRGYDSAGIAVFTDNGLEVSKAKGRLANLEGKLQGEPLHGSVGIGHTRWATHGKPSDVNSHPHTDNSAKFSVVHNGIIENYLDLKDELSAKGHVFVSETDTEVISHLVADEYDGNIIEAVQRAVKRMRGAFALGVLTEFEPEKLVAVRFASPLVIGVGKGENFIGSDIPAILEHTRDVYILDDGEMAILTRDGVELMTTEGAAISKEIFHVDWDLVTAEKAGFDHFMLKEIYEQPKAYRDTMLGRVSDDGKSVQLSELTMTKDYIKTIRKVHIVACGTAYHAGLVGKTVIESIARIPVETDVASEYRYRSPIITPDTLVIVVSQSGETADTLAALREAKRNGARVLAITNVVGSSIAREADDVLVTLAGPEIAVASTKAYTSQLVVFYLLSLYFADTLGTKNTAEVSEILAAMQELPEQVESILEQAPVLRDIAESISSHPSLFFIGRGIDYPVALEGSLKLKEISYIHSEAYPAGELKHGTLALIEEGVPVIALVTQEELYEKTLSNIKEVKARGANVLGIGNVGYEEEVSKSVDTLFSIPRTLPVLTPALSVVPLQLISYYASLALGHDVDKPRNLAKSVTVE from the coding sequence ATGTGTGGAATTGTAGGATATATTGGTAAACGTGACTCGCAGGCGATTTTGATCGAAGGGCTGAAGAAGCTGGAATACCGCGGCTATGACTCGGCAGGTATTGCTGTTTTCACGGACAACGGTCTTGAAGTTTCCAAGGCAAAAGGACGCCTCGCGAATCTTGAAGGCAAGCTGCAAGGCGAGCCTTTGCACGGATCGGTCGGCATTGGGCATACACGCTGGGCGACACATGGCAAGCCATCTGATGTGAACTCGCATCCGCATACGGACAATTCGGCTAAATTTTCGGTCGTTCACAATGGTATCATTGAGAACTACTTGGACTTGAAGGATGAGCTGTCTGCGAAAGGTCATGTATTCGTATCGGAGACGGATACAGAAGTCATTTCGCATCTCGTAGCTGATGAGTATGACGGCAACATCATTGAAGCGGTGCAGCGTGCGGTTAAACGTATGCGCGGAGCGTTCGCGCTTGGCGTATTGACGGAGTTTGAACCGGAGAAGCTGGTGGCGGTTCGTTTTGCAAGCCCGCTCGTAATCGGCGTAGGCAAAGGCGAAAACTTTATTGGCTCGGATATTCCGGCGATTTTGGAGCATACGCGTGACGTTTACATTTTGGACGACGGCGAAATGGCTATTTTGACACGTGATGGTGTCGAATTGATGACGACAGAAGGCGCGGCTATTTCCAAGGAAATATTCCATGTCGATTGGGATCTGGTAACCGCAGAAAAAGCCGGATTTGATCATTTTATGCTGAAAGAAATTTATGAGCAGCCGAAAGCATACCGCGACACGATGCTTGGCCGCGTTTCAGACGACGGCAAATCGGTGCAGCTGTCTGAGCTGACGATGACGAAGGATTATATTAAAACGATTCGTAAAGTGCATATCGTTGCTTGCGGAACAGCTTACCATGCTGGTCTTGTTGGTAAAACGGTTATTGAGTCGATTGCCCGCATTCCGGTTGAAACGGATGTCGCTTCGGAATATCGTTACCGCTCGCCAATCATTACGCCAGATACACTCGTTATCGTAGTCAGCCAATCCGGTGAGACAGCGGATACGCTTGCTGCGCTTCGTGAAGCGAAGCGCAATGGGGCTCGCGTACTGGCAATTACGAACGTAGTAGGCAGCTCGATTGCCCGCGAAGCGGATGATGTATTGGTAACGTTGGCAGGACCGGAAATTGCGGTTGCTTCGACGAAGGCTTACACGTCGCAGCTCGTCGTATTCTACCTGCTGAGCTTGTACTTTGCGGATACATTGGGAACAAAAAATACAGCTGAGGTGAGCGAGATTCTTGCTGCTATGCAGGAGCTTCCTGAGCAAGTGGAAAGCATTTTGGAGCAAGCGCCGGTATTGCGCGATATTGCTGAATCAATCTCCTCGCATCCGAGCCTGTTCTTTATTGGCCGCGGCATTGACTATCCAGTAGCGCTGGAAGGCTCGCTGAAGCTGAAGGAAATTTCTTATATTCACTCGGAGGCTTACCCGGCTGGCGAGCTGAAGCACGGTACGCTGGCGCTGATTGAAGAAGGCGTTCCGGTTATCGCTTTGGTTACGCAGGAAGAGCTATACGAGAAAACATTGAGCAACATTAAAGAAGTGAAAGCGCGTGGCGCAAATGTGCTCGGAATTGGCAATGTTGGCTACGAAGAAGAAGTGAGCAAATCGGTGGATACATTGTTCTCAATCCCACGCACATTGCCGGTTCTGACGCCAGCACTGTCCGTTGTGCCGCTGCAATTGATCTCCTACTACGCGTCGCTAGCGCTTGGGCATGATGTTGATAAACCGAGAAATTTAGCGAAAAGTGTTACGGTGGAGTAG
- a CDS encoding sigma factor codes for MSRAQDKKKIPALPEEQEQIQHFEAIYNQYRDRIRIYIAVKKNSATADDLTQQAFLKAMENFHLFKCNSRIFTWLFKIAQNIVNPGPEHTYQSVLRHTISLFTMWLVKDINPLAPKWLTHGLGGHEAKQMSQEYIQYSTSEAIQNNAVPSFQALTNDTWDFEKIGGYGFSHLLVEYLIHSYSLDVLNKFIRDATDFQGAFQISEAELRRMWVQYLKSAMLNFDTSI; via the coding sequence GTGTCACGAGCTCAAGACAAAAAGAAAATCCCTGCTCTTCCGGAGGAGCAGGAGCAAATCCAGCATTTCGAAGCCATTTATAATCAATATCGAGATAGAATTCGAATTTATATTGCAGTAAAGAAAAATTCGGCAACTGCCGATGATTTAACGCAACAAGCTTTTTTAAAAGCAATGGAAAACTTTCACTTGTTTAAGTGTAACTCCAGAATATTTACTTGGCTATTCAAAATTGCGCAAAATATTGTGAACCCTGGCCCTGAACATACGTATCAATCGGTACTGCGGCACACTATAAGCTTGTTTACGATGTGGTTAGTGAAGGATATTAATCCGTTGGCACCGAAATGGCTTACACACGGTCTCGGCGGGCATGAAGCCAAACAAATGTCACAAGAATATATCCAGTATAGCACCTCCGAAGCGATTCAAAATAACGCTGTCCCTAGCTTTCAAGCATTAACTAATGATACTTGGGATTTCGAGAAGATAGGGGGATATGGATTCTCACACTTGCTCGTAGAATATCTCATCCATTCATACAGTTTAGATGTGCTCAACAAATTCATACGCGATGCCACTGATTTTCAAGGCGCATTTCAAATATCCGAAGCTGAGCTGCGCAGGATGTGGGTGCAATATTTAAAATCTGCTATGTTAAATTTTGATACTAGTATTTGA
- a CDS encoding phosphotransferase, translating into MDNAIIVQHALAQYDINVVSISSVAQSGAAVFKIEDNCGLLYSLRVHKPKISTLEKMWTRPDVLDSELEWLDALNRDTSLTLPVPKRNQQGAYVTQVDDINCTMLSWVEGELKQYFTSEQQLKSTAEMTAALHQHASKWQPPSSFIRPTVNRERIQNALDLLKQQVREGFLDAHDVQILEAAGEKAMALLDTLPKNKLTWGVLHGDIVPPNIVFVDGVANPIDFGACGFGPFLTDLAITFTFIHPNARQQYIDWYGKHFPLPYNYVSQIEALFISLVLIGMRNALGMPESNNWLPTHVKNCVSREFGRYANVEGFLFTGMPFWE; encoded by the coding sequence ATGGATAATGCAATCATTGTGCAGCATGCGCTTGCGCAGTACGATATAAACGTTGTATCCATATCGTCAGTAGCTCAAAGTGGCGCGGCGGTTTTCAAAATTGAAGATAATTGTGGATTATTATACAGCCTGCGTGTTCACAAACCTAAAATCAGTACGCTTGAAAAGATGTGGACGCGCCCAGATGTGCTAGATTCAGAGTTGGAATGGCTGGATGCGCTTAATCGCGATACTAGTCTCACCCTCCCTGTGCCAAAACGCAATCAGCAAGGGGCATATGTTACACAAGTAGACGATATAAATTGCACGATGCTCAGTTGGGTGGAAGGCGAGCTAAAACAATACTTTACCAGCGAGCAACAATTGAAGTCCACCGCTGAAATGACGGCAGCTTTGCACCAGCATGCCAGTAAGTGGCAGCCCCCTTCATCTTTTATCCGTCCAACAGTTAATCGTGAACGCATACAGAATGCTCTGGACTTGCTCAAGCAGCAGGTGCGGGAAGGGTTTTTAGATGCACATGATGTTCAGATCCTTGAAGCCGCTGGGGAAAAAGCGATGGCCCTGCTCGACACTCTTCCTAAAAATAAGTTGACTTGGGGCGTATTGCACGGTGATATCGTTCCTCCCAATATCGTGTTTGTAGATGGGGTTGCAAATCCCATTGACTTTGGCGCGTGTGGATTCGGTCCTTTTCTCACTGACTTGGCCATCACATTTACCTTTATTCATCCCAATGCCAGACAGCAATACATTGATTGGTATGGAAAGCACTTTCCGCTGCCATATAATTATGTGTCACAAATAGAAGCGTTATTTATTTCGCTAGTGCTAATCGGGATGAGGAACGCTCTTGGAATGCCTGAATCGAACAATTGGCTGCCGACGCATGTGAAAAATTGTGTATCTCGTGAATTTGGCAGGTATGCAAATGTGGAAGGGTTTTTATTTACAGGCATGCCATTTTGGGAATAA